In the genome of Nocardioides sp. NBC_00368, the window CGTCGAGCCGATCGCCCCCGACCGCAGCGTGCTGGTCACCGGTGGCGACAGCCTCGAGGTCGTGGCCGTCTGGATCGGCATGCTCGGCCTCGACTTCACCGTCGAGTCACCCCCGGAGCTCCGCGACCACCTCGAGATCCTCGCGAAGCGCTACGCCGCCGCGATCACCGCACCGGAATGAAGCCATGCTGATCGCGGAGGACCTCGTGCTGCTCATGCTCGAGGACTTCAGCGGGCGTCCGGTCGGCGGGCTCGACATGGGGACGCTCGACCTGCTGGTGGGCGGTGCGCTGGTATCCGAGCTGGCGCTGGCCGGTGCGGTCCACCTGGTGGAGGAGCCCGTCGGGGGCACCATGGAGGTGCATCCGACAGGAGTCCGCCTACCCGCAGATCCCTTCCTCCAACGCTCGCTCGTGCTCGCCGGCGGCCGAGCCCGCCCCGCTCCCCTGATCAGGAGCTGCGGCATCCAGATGTTCGCGCATCTCGCCGACCGCCTCGTGCACCGCGGCCTGCTGCGTGGCGAGACGGAGCGGCGCCACCTCATCACTCGGACGACCTGGCCCGCCACCGAGATCAGCTACAAGCAGGACGTACGCCACCACCTCACCGCCGCCCTGTTCCACGGTGCGCAGCCGAGCCGACGCACGGCGACCTTGATCGGCCTCATCGCCGCCGTCGACCAGGTCGACCTGTTCTTTCCCTCCGCCACCGTGCCCCTGACGGAGGTCAGGCGCCGCGCGGATCACATCGCTGCGGGCGACTGGGCCGCGGCCACCGTACGCGGGATCCTTCGAGCCTCCCGCAGGCGAGGTGACTGGTTCGGCGGCGGCGACGGTGGAGGGTTCTTCGGTGGAGACGGCGGGGGTGGCGGCGACGGCGGAGGGGGCGGCGACGGCGGCGGAGGGGGTTGATGTCAGCTACGTGATGGCCCGCCCGAATCGCGCCACGTAGTGCCAGACCCGCTTGACCGACTGCGCGTCATGGTCGCCGGACCGCGCGGCGTCGCCCAGAAGATCAGGCGTGAGTCACCCAGCGACCGTGCCAGGTCGACGTACTCCTGACCGCGGTAGCTCGGATCGAGGCCATCGGTGGCGACCCGGAACCCGGGATGCCACTCCACCGCGCAGCCGAGGTCACGAGCCGCCGACTCGACCTTCGTGTCTCGAAAGCACGGGTCGAGCACGACCGCCTCGACGTCCCGCTCGATCACGACGCCACCGTGCACGTGTGCCTCGACGCACTCGTCGAGGTCGTCGAAACCCGAGGCGTCGGCCATCGCGGACAGCTGCGGCAGCACCTCCGGGCCACCGAAGTCGGTCGGCTCGAGGACCGAGTCGGGGAAGCAGAAGGTGCACCGCTCCAGCACCTCGGCCCGGAGCCGGAGGTGGGCCGACCCGAACCGGATCGCGCCGCCGTAGGGATCCTCACGGCGGTTCCACGCTCCGTAGACCGGCCGCTCACCGGCCGGCGCGT includes:
- a CDS encoding GOLPH3/VPS74 family protein, with the translated sequence MLIAEDLVLLMLEDFSGRPVGGLDMGTLDLLVGGALVSELALAGAVHLVEEPVGGTMEVHPTGVRLPADPFLQRSLVLAGGRARPAPLIRSCGIQMFAHLADRLVHRGLLRGETERRHLITRTTWPATEISYKQDVRHHLTAALFHGAQPSRRTATLIGLIAAVDQVDLFFPSATVPLTEVRRRADHIAAGDWAAATVRGILRASRRRGDWFGGGDGGGFFGGDGGGGGDGGGGGDGGGGG
- a CDS encoding DUF3626 domain-containing protein gives rise to the protein MSVTLQFHPDWPYAGGLVIESLARDGRYRSQFETGTSNGGLTAHRGGDRWRWESRLFGGRYDDAPAGERPVYGAWNRREDPYGGAIRFGSAHLRLRAEVLERCTFCFPDSVLEPTDFGGPEVLPQLSAMADASGFDDLDECVEAHVHGGVVIERDVEAVVLDPCFRDTKVESAARDLGCAVEWHPGFRVATDGLDPSYRGQEYVDLARSLGDSRLIFWATPRGPATMTRSRSSGSGTTWRDSGGPSRS